A stretch of the Acyrthosiphon pisum isolate AL4f chromosome A2, pea_aphid_22Mar2018_4r6ur, whole genome shotgun sequence genome encodes the following:
- the LOC100161589 gene encoding serine/threonine-protein kinase Warts yields the protein MNSAAPASGKPSTRSSSSGYHQKALAEIRNSLLPFANIGGCDSSAASCVSSISSASGSATSGIGSVSGLSSLSNNCVDKEINALRQTISQLIAMGYTEEASLRALNISGGRFEGALDFLAKQQQCDLSNGCSKSSSGLCNSNKLIRKSSLERSGIGPRSSPGQDSGAGSSRSDSPRQPDLVIHSHPPLSRQYSPSAYSETPPPPPPRNNSTPPPPHVPTHMQQLLKRMSPAPAVPSRPPAPTPGTSSSSNQRGSSPMVVQNGPQAQQQLSQQMQVLSMTAAEPPPPYPIVGVPLPPPSYAVSIQEYRKSPSSGVFSNAGSSSPVSGSTNGSMSSLTRPTPLLAWGARQTKTQSPIIMQSVRSTLVQKPVLQTAVAPQAPAPTSPSPVPPPSYASSIQQKQQAQKAVQQPQQASLSSPSSVVPTTEPPSYASTMQALAAQRVITNPLPPPPYAEDHQHRKPTPPLPPIPSSSVAKKKMKSCINYHHPFHNNNNNNNNGITNGHDEEDDNQSKIDHQSPIPERKHISKEKEEERRECKVKNYSPQAFKFFMEQHVENVIKSHKQRVFRRVQLETEMAKIGLSDEAQCQMRKMLSQKESNYIRLKRAKMDKSMFIKIKPIGVGAFGEVTLVRKIDTNHLYAMKTLKKAHVLKRNQVAHVKAERDILAEADNEWVVKLYYSFQDKDHLYFVMDYIPGGDLMSLLIKLGIFEEHLARFYIAELTCAVESVHKMGFIHRDIKPDNILIDRDGHIKLTDFGLCTGFRWTHNSKYYQDGEHCRQDSMGGGEEWGVNGAECRCHQLKPLERRRRREHQRCEAHSLVGTPNYIAPEVLLRTGYTQLCDWWSVGVILYEMLVGSPPFLANTPSETQYKVIHWENTLQIPASANLSPEGADLILKLCTCKENRLGKNADEVKIHPFFQDIDFERGMRRLNPPHVPRIQFSTDTSNFDPIDPERLQNSDSSDPDNRSSDSDGNRPFHGFFEFTFRRFFDDGGGPSFPTRISLDDNDGQGAVYV from the exons gaaGCATCATTAAGAGCACTTAACATATCTGGAGGACGATTTGAAGGGGCTCTAGATTTTTTAGCTAAACAACAGCAATGTGATCTGTCTAACGGATGCAGCAAATCTTCATCag gattatgtaatagtaataaattgatCAGAAAATCAAGTTTAGAAAGAAGTGGAATTGGACCAAGGAGTAGTCCTGGCCAAGACAGTGGTGCAGGAAGCTCAAGATCAGATAGTCCAAGACAACCTGATCTAGTCATTCATTCTCACCCACCCTTATCGCGCCAATATTCTCCTTCTGCGTATTCAGAAACTCCTCCACCACCTCCGCCTAGGAACAATAGTACACCACCGCCTCCTCATGTACCGACACACATGCAACAATTGCTTAAGCGCATGTCACCAGCCCCTGCTGTTCCTTCACGACCACCTGCACCTACACCAGGAACTTCAAGTAGTTCCAATCAAAGAGGTAGTTCACCGATGGTAGTTCAAAATGGTCCTCAAGCACAGCAACAATTATCTCAACAGATGCAAGTCTTAAGTATGACTGCTGCTGAACCACCCCCACCTTATCCAATAGTTGGAGTTCCACTACCACCACCCTCATACGCTGTATCAATTCAAGAATACCGGAAATCGCCTTCTTCTGGAGTGTTTTCAAATGCAGGGTCATCTAGTCCTGTATCTGGATCAACAAATGGAAGTATGTCATCCTTAACTCGACCTACACCTTTGCTAGCTTGGGGAGCTAGACAAACTAAAACTCAATCACCAATTATAATGCAATCTGTACGAAGTACTTTAGTCCAAAAACCTGTACTTCAAACTGCTGTTGCGCCACAAGCTCCAGCACCTACTTCTCCCTCCCCAGTTCCACCACCATCTTATGCATCATCTattcaacaaaaacaacaagCTCAAAAAGCAGTTCAACAACCTCAACAAGCGTCATTGTCTTCGCCCTCATCAGTTGTACCAACAACTGAACCTCCTAGCTATGCAAGTACTATGCAAGCGCTGGCAGCCCAACGAGTAATTACTAATCCATTGCCACCACCACCATATGCTGAAGATCATCAACATAGGAAACCTACTCCTCCATTACCACCTATTCCATCATCATCTGTGGCTAAAAAGAAAATGAAGAGCTGCATTAACTATCATCAtccttttcataataataataataataataataatggcattACTAATGGTCATGACGAAGAAGATGATAATCAGTCGAAAATTGATCACCAGTCCCCTATTCCAGAGCGCAAACATATTAGTAAAGAGAAAGAAGAAGAAAGACGGGAgtgtaaagtaaaaaattattctcCTCAAGCATTTAAATTCTTCATGGAACAACATgtagaaaatgttatcaagtcaCATAAACAAAGAGTGTTTAGACGTGTTCAGCTCGAGACAGAAATGGCTAAAATAGGTTTGAGTGATGAAGCTCAGTGTCAAATgagaaaaatgttatcacaaaaagaatcaaattacaTACGTCTTAAACGAGCAAAAATGGACAaatcaatgtttataaaaatcaaaccgATTGGAGTTGGTGCTTTTGGTGAGGTTACATTAGTTAGGAAAATAGATACAAACCATTTATATGCcatgaaaacattgaaaaaagcACATGTACTTAAGCGTAATCAAGTTGCCCATGTAAAAGCTGAAAGGGATATACTTGCTGAAGCTGATAATGAGTGGGttgttaaactatattattcgtTTCAAGATAAAGATCACTTATACTTTGTTATGGATTATATACCTGGTGGAGATTTAATGTCATTGTTAATCAAACTGGGAATATTTGAAGAACATTTGGCTAG GTTTTACATTGCTGAATTGACTTGTGCTGTAGAGAGTGTGCATAAAATGGGTTTTATCCATCGAGACATCAAGCCagataatatattgattgatAGAGATGGTCACATTAAACTCACCGACTTTGGATTGTGTACTGGGTTCAGATGGActcataattcaaaatattaccaagatg GTGAGCACTGTAGACAAGACTCAATGGGTGGTGGTGAAGAGTGGGGTGTAAATGGTGCAGAGTGTAGATGTCACCAGTTAAAACCTTTAGAGAGGCGACGTCGGCGAGAACATCAAAGGTGTGAGGCTCATTCTTTGGTGGGAACACCAAACTATATTGCCCCTGAAGTATTGCTTCGAACCGGTTACACACAATTATGTGATTGGTGGAGTGTAGGAGTCATTCTTTATGAGATGTTGGTTGGATCGCCTCCATTTCTTGCCAACACCCCCTCAGAGACTCAATACAAG GTTATACATTGGGAAAATACTCTTCAAATACCAGCATCTGCTAACCTATCACCGGAAGGTGCTGATCTTATACTAAAGTTGTGCACTTGCAAAGAAAACCGCTTGGGTAAGAATGCTGATGAAGTCAAAATTCATCCATTCTTCCAAGATATAGATTTTGAAAGAGGAATGAGACGTCTTAATCCTCCACATGTACCACGCATACAATTTTCAACTGACACATCTAACTTTGATCCAATTGATCCAGAACGTCTTCAGAACTCAGATTCTTCTGATCCGGATAATAGGAGTTCTGATTCGGATGGTAATCGTCCATTCCATGGATTCTTTGAGTTCACCTTCAGGCGTTTTTTTGATGATGGCGGTGGTCCATCATTCCCTACCAGAATTAGTCTGGATGATAATGATGGCCAAGGCGCTGTTTATGTTTGA